In a genomic window of Mucilaginibacter sp. KACC 22063:
- a CDS encoding relaxase/mobilization nuclease domain-containing protein, with product MIVKIFRASASFKAVTYNFDKIAKGQATLMKVSGFGALRQLNEVRPEDYRNYLEAQSALNRNVRLPQFHAMISAPDDTFDKDKLAKLAGQWLDKMGYRDQPYILIHHRDTDQSHVHMVSSRVSRKGKKIDSAFEHRRAIAGLNQLLQKDEAHQAQLDAAKALQYQCATKAQVLLLLEEMGYGIREKDDQLLLHKFGRRLFAISGQRMDESIAYHRPDKQHAVQLKAIFRKYQAVYNAVPERTTVNLSGGRTSPGNAYRSDLGDFLKGKFGIDLIFHASGDKPPYGYTIIDHTQQRVFKGSEVLKLSELIGPAFGAVSAVKENVEGPRYRPPTPSQPIYFRPYLANDVDDQQINGPRRRRQKKARTNTR from the coding sequence ATGATCGTTAAAATATTCCGTGCGAGCGCCTCCTTTAAAGCCGTCACCTATAACTTTGATAAGATCGCCAAAGGACAGGCCACCCTGATGAAGGTATCCGGTTTCGGCGCATTGCGGCAGCTGAACGAGGTGCGGCCGGAAGATTACCGGAATTACCTGGAAGCACAATCGGCCCTGAACCGAAATGTCCGGCTACCGCAATTTCACGCCATGATTTCCGCGCCAGACGACACTTTTGATAAGGACAAACTAGCGAAACTCGCCGGTCAATGGCTTGACAAGATGGGATACCGGGATCAGCCTTACATCCTGATCCACCACCGGGATACCGATCAGTCGCATGTTCATATGGTCAGCTCGCGCGTCAGCCGTAAAGGCAAAAAGATAGACAGCGCATTTGAACACCGTCGCGCCATAGCCGGGCTTAACCAGCTCCTCCAAAAGGACGAAGCGCACCAGGCACAGTTAGATGCCGCTAAAGCTTTGCAATACCAGTGCGCTACCAAAGCGCAGGTGTTGTTGTTACTCGAGGAAATGGGTTATGGTATCCGGGAAAAAGACGACCAGCTTTTGCTCCATAAATTCGGCCGCCGGCTATTTGCGATTAGCGGCCAGCGCATGGACGAAAGTATCGCGTACCATAGGCCCGATAAACAACACGCTGTACAATTAAAAGCGATCTTTCGTAAATACCAGGCCGTTTATAACGCGGTTCCCGAACGCACGACCGTGAATCTTTCAGGGGGCAGAACCTCACCGGGCAACGCCTACCGCTCTGACCTTGGTGACTTTCTCAAGGGAAAATTCGGTATCGATCTGATCTTTCACGCTTCAGGCGACAAGCCGCCTTATGGTTATACCATCATTGATCACACGCAGCAGCGGGTGTTTAAAGGCAGCGAGGTACTCAAACTCTCCGAACTGATTGGCCCCGCATTCGGTGCGGTCTCAGCAGTAAAAGAAAACGTGGAAGGGCCGCGGTACAGACCTCCGACTCCTTCACAACCGATTTATTTCCGGCCCTACCTGGCGAACGATGTGGACGATCAGCAAATCAACGGGCCCCGCCGGCGCAGGCAGAAGAAGGCGCGCACCAACACCCGTTAA
- a CDS encoding ParA family protein, giving the protein MNILIGNQKGGCGKSTVALLLANYLTMVKHQKATLIDMDYQQSIAQKFEKAKVLENKPPYDVVAAQLAHYPVLQSAIMQSPDEVVMIDLPGKLDDDGLLPIFGSADLLICPFSYDEFSFDSTVLFAIVLRKINPGIPIIFIPNRVKANVRYETMQEVNKQLSKLGTMAAIIPDRIDFQRVTTFMTPLPVIPIVIPVFDQVYAVVAEISGVNIKT; this is encoded by the coding sequence ATGAACATTCTTATCGGCAACCAAAAAGGCGGATGCGGAAAGAGCACCGTCGCGCTTTTACTCGCCAACTACCTGACCATGGTGAAACACCAGAAGGCAACGCTCATTGATATGGATTACCAGCAGTCTATTGCCCAAAAGTTTGAAAAGGCAAAGGTCCTGGAAAACAAGCCGCCCTATGATGTCGTCGCCGCACAACTGGCGCATTACCCGGTATTGCAGAGCGCGATCATGCAATCGCCTGACGAAGTAGTGATGATCGACCTGCCCGGCAAGCTGGACGACGATGGGTTATTGCCGATCTTCGGTTCGGCAGATCTCCTGATCTGCCCATTTTCCTATGACGAGTTCAGCTTTGACTCCACCGTGCTCTTCGCTATCGTACTGCGCAAGATCAACCCCGGGATACCGATCATCTTTATCCCGAACCGGGTAAAAGCAAACGTTCGCTACGAAACGATGCAGGAAGTGAACAAGCAGTTGTCAAAACTGGGCACCATGGCCGCTATTATCCCGGACAGGATCGACTTTCAAAGGGTAACCACTTTCATGACCCCCTTGCCCGTTATACCGATCGTTATCCCCGTGTTCGACCAGGTCTATGCGGTCGTTGCGGAAATATCAGGGGTAAACATCAAGACGTAA
- a CDS encoding DUF4134 domain-containing protein, producing the protein MKKLLAFVLLLPAAAFAQPGITEMQEARSDLTQSFFSARDLSLVVAAILGIIGAVRIYHNLQMGRERFTAEVTAWFFSALFMVLLGAFLQAVFGI; encoded by the coding sequence ATGAAAAAACTGCTGGCATTTGTCCTGCTTTTACCGGCAGCTGCTTTTGCCCAACCCGGTATTACCGAAATGCAGGAGGCCCGTTCGGACCTCACACAATCGTTCTTTTCGGCGCGTGATCTTTCGCTCGTCGTGGCCGCCATCCTGGGCATCATTGGTGCAGTGCGTATCTACCACAACCTACAGATGGGCCGCGAGCGCTTCACAGCCGAAGTGACCGCCTGGTTCTTTTCCGCCTTGTTTATGGTTTTACTCGGCGCGTTTCTCCAGGCGGTTTTCGGTATCTAA
- a CDS encoding DUF4134 domain-containing protein yields MLKNIQRKLAWVLALIVSPIFVFAQSGVNGLTTATSTLKTYIDPVTDITLVIGGIVGIVGGIRVYSKWNSGDQDINKELMGWGGSCLFLVLSSLIIKAFFGL; encoded by the coding sequence ATGCTTAAAAACATCCAGCGCAAGCTGGCCTGGGTACTGGCGCTTATCGTCAGCCCTATTTTCGTATTTGCCCAAAGCGGCGTTAACGGGTTAACTACCGCAACATCCACATTGAAAACCTATATCGACCCGGTAACCGATATTACATTGGTTATCGGTGGTATCGTCGGCATCGTCGGCGGTATTCGTGTCTACTCGAAGTGGAATTCAGGGGATCAGGATATCAACAAGGAATTGATGGGTTGGGGTGGTTCCTGTTTATTTCTCGTTCTCTCGTCGCTGATCATCAAAGCCTTTTTCGGTTTATGA
- a CDS encoding plasmid transfer protein — translation MTARKFAVYKGLQRPLIYKGFRGKFIYWGIGAVLSGLVLGSVTMAVINMWLGMVVLIGCIVGGLLYIASRQKKGLHNKTRHNGIYIVTPFIYEHPEV, via the coding sequence ATGACGGCGCGAAAATTCGCTGTATATAAGGGGCTCCAGCGGCCCCTTATTTATAAGGGCTTTCGCGGAAAATTCATCTATTGGGGCATCGGCGCAGTGCTCTCGGGCCTTGTCCTGGGTTCAGTGACCATGGCCGTGATCAATATGTGGCTGGGCATGGTAGTCCTGATCGGCTGTATCGTGGGCGGCCTGCTTTACATCGCTTCGCGGCAAAAAAAAGGCCTCCATAACAAAACCCGGCATAACGGGATCTACATCGTTACCCCTTTTATTTATGAACACCCGGAAGTTTGA